The nucleotide window AAAATAAACAGAGCTCTTCCCAAAGTGGCCCTTTGGGATTATCAAGACTTCTTCAAAGATTCCGTCCTTTTCTCTTAGAAATCCTCCGAATTCGTTGGGATAAAAATCTCTTGCCAGCTGTAAAAGATACTCCAAAAGTTCCTTCCTAATTTTTACCTTCATCTTTTCTTTCCTCCTGCATATAAATTTCTCAAGAAGGTTTTTAAAACCCCTGTTCTATCTCCACCCATGCAGGCATATATACTTGCCTTTCCGGAAAGAAAGTGGGAAAACTATTTGACTCCAATACTTGAAGAACCTATGATAAGGATAGTTGAGAGGAGACTTTTAAGCGCAAAAAGAATTGATGAAGTCATCACAATAGTCAGAAAAGACCAGTTGAGAAAGTTTTCACTCCATATTTCAAATCCCGTTGGTGTAAGTGCAAGAAACAAGCTCGAAGCCCTTTACAAAGCGTTGCCATTTTCGGGGGACGTCTTCCTTGTAGAAGGCAACATGCCCCTGGTGATGCCATTCTTAGTGAATTACCTTTCGACGTTATTTTATGAGTCCGATGCAGATGCTTTAATCCCGGTTTGGGCCGATGGGAGCCCTGAAGTTACCCACGCGTTTTACAATGCAAGAGCCCTAAGAAAGGCCGTTGAGACATGCTTAAGCGAGAATGAGAGAAGGCTAAGCTGCATTTCAAAATACCTCGATTATGAAAAGGTCAGCATAGAGGAGCTTATCAAAAGAAATCCAAAAGTTTCGCTGAGTTTCTTTAAAGTAAGGACTGCCTTTGACGTTAAATTTGCGGAAGAAAATATTGAAAAGGGGTTCTAAATTTTAATGCTCTTGTGAATCCGGTCTGCAATTACAACTGCTATGGCCCCTTTTACAGCATCTATTGGGATAAAAGGAACAACCCCTACCATAAAGGCCTTTTCAAAATCTCCCCCCATAAAAAGCCCTAATCTCAACCAACCCAGAAGATAAATTACCAAAATGCCTATTGCAGAGCCTACAGCATAGTCAGTTATTCTTTTCCGTTTTTCACTCACCAACCCCGCTAAAAACGCCGCAAGGGGGAACGATATAAGGTATCCTCCAGTAGGGCCGTAAATGTAAGCGAGACCTCCGCTGAAGTTCGCAAAAACAGGAAGCCCGATAGCACCCATGAAGAGATACACTATCTGACTTAAGAAGCCCAATTTCGCCCCCAAGATCAGACCGCTTAGCAAAACGAACAAGACTTGAAGCGTTATTGGCACAGTGCCGAGTGGAATCGCTATTTGAGCACCAACTGCAGTTAAGGCTGCAAAGAGTGCTGCATAGGTTATTTCCCTAGCCTCCATTTTATCACCTGCCTATGGAACTTTTGTTAGCTTTAAAATTTTTTGCCAGCAGGGGCAATTTTTTAAAACATTACATCAAACTCTTGGAAGATGATAGAGGTAAGGAATCTGTGGCATGTCTATGAAGGGAGAAAAGAAGCTCTCAAGGGGGTTAGTTTAACTTTTGGAAACGAGATTATAGCTCTGGTTGGCCCCAACGGTTCTGGGAAAACAACCCTTGCAAAGCACTTGAACGGACTTTTAAAGCCAACAAAAGGCGAAGTTATAGTGGATGGAATGGACACTAGGAAATATAGTGTCGCCGAGCTTGCGAGGGTTGTTGGTTACGTTTTCCAGAATCCAGAGCATATGTTCTTTGAGGAGAACGTCTTTAAGGAAGTTGCCTTTGGCCCTAAAAATCTCGGTCTCTCAGAGAAAGAGGTTGAAGAGAGAGTTAAGTGGGCATTGAGAGAGGTCAACCTTGAGGGTTATGAGGATCGTTCCCCTTATTCCCTCAGCGGTGGGGAAAAGCAGCGTTTAGCAATAGCATGTATATTGGCCATGAAGCCCAAATATCTAATCCTCGACGAGCCAACTACAGGACTCGATGAAAAAAATGCCGAAAGCGTGAAGAAAATAATTAGAAACCTTCACAGAGAAGGGCACGGGATACTCTTAATAACCCACGAAATGGATTTGGTTCTCGAGCTGGCAGAGAGAGTTGTGCTCCTGTATCAAGGACAGAAGGTTTTTGATGGAGATGTTGAGGAATTTTTTGAGCTCGATTTAAGAAAATACGACTTGGATAAGCCGAAACTTCTCAAAATAAGCGAAAAAGCAGGTTTAGGATTTGTTAGAGACGTTGAGGAGTTTGTAAAGGCTTTGGAGATGAGAACATGATGTACACGCTGTACCTTGAAAGGGACTCCCTCATCCACCGGCTTGATCCAAGGGTGAAGATAATCGGTTCGTTCTTTGGCATAGTAGCTTTAATTCTCTTTAACTCTCCCCTTTTGCTCTTCTCTATTTTCCTCCTGATAGTTTCTACCCTTGTTCTCTTGGGAAAGATAACGGTTAAGGAAATCTTCAAAGCCCTCAAACCTATCATCCCAATCTCCATAGTTGCGATGGTCATATGGCCGTTTATTCTAAAACCATGGTATTTTGGCCTCTTTATAGGATTTGGTTATGGAATAAGGCTTCTTTCGGTTGCCCTGCTCACTCTGGGCCTGATAATGACAACGCCCCAAAGGGATCTTATCCTTGGGTTCATTAAAATGGGAATGCCCTACGGGATTGGCCTTACATTAACAATAGCCCTCAGGTACATCCCAACCCTCTACATACTGGCCCAGACCATAATGGACGCCCAAAAGTCAAGAGGGCTTGAGCTTGAAAAGGGCAACTTTATCCAGAGGGCTAAAAATACAGTCCCCATTTTAATCCCTCTGATAGTTGCATCAATAAAAACTGCCCATGAGCTCAGCATAGCTCTGGAAAGCAGAGCATTCGGAGCAAGCAAAAGGAGGACTTTTCTCTATAACATCAAGATGAAAGCAAGGGATTACATAGCACTCGGAATAGTCTCCGCCCTGTTTTTCCTTGCAGTTTATGCAAGGTACTTTCTAGGTATTGGATACATCGAGCTATTCTAAAATCATCTTTACCTTCGAGTCTATGGGTATGCTGTGTTCGCCAGTATTCTTTACAAATTCTGAGGGAGCTTTAAGAACGGTTAGATTTAGCCTGTAGTGCCCTCTATAGCCGCTGACTCTCATGACCAGAAGATATTCAAAAAGCTCCGGGACGAAGAAAAGTCTCCTAAACTCGGAGATTAGGTTGAGTTCGTTTATCTCAAGGGCATTGTGAGAAAGCACCAGAAAGATGCCCTTCCTATCAACGATTTTTCTCAGCTCCAGCATGCCCTTTTTGTCTATTTCCTCGAGGACCCCAAAGTTTGATACAAAAACAAAGGAGTCATCACGAACCATCCCAAGTGCATCTAGGAGCTCTCCCAGGGTGTAAACCTTGCCCATTAAGATGTTCTCGCTTTTCTCCGAGAACTTGCTAAGCAGCTTTGTGGAAAACCCATTTGTGGGTTCGAGGTAGTAGGTCGGAATCTCCGAATTCAAAGCATTTGCAATCGATGAGTATTGAATCAGGTTTTGAGCGAGAGCATCGGTGGTTATAACCCCCGCTATGCTGCTGTTCTCTAATCCACCAACTAACGGGGTAAGCTCTTCAAGTAACTCAATGGCATTTTTTGGAGCATCACTTGGCTTGAAGAACATTGACATCAATAAAATTTTGACATCTTCATATTTATATTTTTTGTAGTGCTATCGATTAAGCGTCGCCTTCCGAAGCCATCTAGGAAAAGATCTCTGAGAACATGGTAAGCTTTTTATAATTTTTAATTCCACTGGATTTTGGTGGTAAGTGTGGCGAATAAGAAAGTCTTCATGCTAATAGCTGTAATAGCTCTTCTTGGCTTTGTAGCCAATTATTATACTGACCACTATCTAGGGGGAGAAATCTACGAAGCTGCGAATGAAGGCTTCGATCTGGTCACAAAAGGGTTTAACGTCACTGTTTTCGTGGAAACTGTGGACGGAAAAACTTTGGAAGGTGAGCTTTTTTCGGTTAGCGGATCAACAATTTACATTGTTAAGGACGGGAAAAGGCTCACCATAGGGGGCCCCTCTGCCACAAAGGAAGACATAATGGCGAAGCATATTGAAATTGAAGTAAAGGGAAACGTTTATGTTTACGAGCTCCCACCCATAACCGGAAAGTGCAGTGAAGTTATTGAGCAGCTCAAAGTAGATTCCTACTCCGAGCGCTTTTCCGGGATGATCTTTGTAAAGGGGCTTACCAACCCAATAGAGATAGGGAAGCTCAAATATGCCGTGGATTACCTTACTTATGGGTCAATTGATGTAAAGCAGTCCCTCCCTGATGGTGTGATTTTAACAGCCGGGATGGTACCAATTGGGATGTTGGAGGAATACATTGGAGATAAGGAGATTTACCTGTACGGAACACTTTACGTGAACTCAGAAGAACGCAACTTGCCCTTCAAGCTATTAGAGGTGAAAACCCCATGAGACCAGGGCTCCCTCTCCTAATTCCCATCCTCTTCGTGACTTTCATAACTTTGGGAATTGCTTCATATAAGACTCTCTTAGTAGGCACACTTTTTGCAGCAGCTTTTTCTTATGGGGTTTTTAAAGGCGAAAAGATACCTTGGAAAGAGAGAGAATTCAAATTCATAAAAGAGGAACACTTAGTCTGGGCATTTTTAATCTCGCTACTTTTGATCGTGCTTCAGATATTTATGATTAGAAGGGTGCCCCTTCTGGATTCGTCAGCCAGGCACTTATTAAATCCTCGCCTAACGGCTTTGACGTACTTTTTGGGTGTTCCATCCAGTGTATATCTTTTTTCAAAAGGGAAGAAATACTCGCTTGCTTACCCGCTTCTCGTGGCATTATACGGGTACAGAACTCCAGTTTTGGTTAGTTTCTTGGCATTAGGAGCCGCTTATTCCGAGAGGAGAAGCTTTGATTTAAAGTATTTAGTATCTTTTTCGCTCCTAATTTTGGTCGGGCTTATTGGGATTGCTCTCTTGAGGGGAGATGCGATAAGCAGTCAGCTCATTAGAATCCAAGCTACGACATCTGTTTTAGACGTTATAATCGACAGAGCCCCCTGGCATGGCTTCTATCACGGCCACCTCCAGTGGGCGGGAATTAGGTCGTATTTCTTGGGCGGATATTCTCCAAGGTACTTAGTGGCTCGCTTTTTGTACGTCGAGACAGGTGTTTCAATAACCCCAACGCTTTTGGGGGGCATGTACCTGGATTTTGGGGTATTTTCAATTTTGGAGGGCTTTTTGCTCGGGATATATTATGGCATGATAAGCAAAGCTGAGAGCCTCCTTTTGAAGGTAGTTTACTACACCACTCTTGCCTATGGCATCGTGGGCGTTGAAACGGGGGTTCTGGATTTACCGGTTTATGTCTTCTTTTTCATAGGCTTCTACGCCCTGATACGGGGTAAATACTCCATAAGGGTGACGAGAGTTGGATAGTGGCAGGATATTTGCCCTCTTTTTAGCCACTTACCTATCGCTTGCACTGCTTGGAAAGTTCATTTTTAGGGGTTACCTCGGTGAGTTTAGTTCAGGTGCGTTTTTCTATGCTCTAACATTTTCTCTGGCAGTATTTTCGGGATACAGCATCGAAAATAGGTTTAACCTCCCATTCGAGAGGGCTTATGTTTACCTAATCCTTGGCATTATAGCCAGTTCAGCCGCGGGAATTTTTGGAGTTCTGGTCGCTTTAATCGTCCTCTTGGGAGGGGTGCATGTTCTAAGAGGGAGTACCGGCAGATATCACAAACACGCTTACTATGTTGGGATAGCTTTGTTAGTTATACCCCCTCTTTTAGCGATGTGGAAGGGTGTGATTCCCATTCTAAACCCTCAGACGAGATACAGCAATTTAAAAGAACTTTACATCGCGTCTGCCCTTTTTGCGTCTTTGCTCATTGCATACCGGCCAAGCCTTATTGTTTTCCTCGTGGGGGAAGTTTTTGCAGTAATTTCAACATCCAGAACCAATGCCCTCATGATTTTTTTAGCCTACTTATTTAGGGCTGAGAAAAAGGAGCTCAAACGGCTCTTGGTAGTTGGTATCCCCCTGGTCGCTTTAGCATTTTTGGCACGCTTTTACGCAACGAAGAGCGTATACATCATTTGGAAGCTCGGCTTTGTCCAGAGCTTACTCTATAGAGCTGGATTCTCTTACATGGTTTATGAGAAGCTTTTTTCACTGGGGATGCCATTTGGAAAATTTGAACTTCTTCTCCTCAATCCAAGTGCCCGAGAATACGTCGCAGCGCTTTTTGGCAAGGTGAACAACTACACGTATACAATTTTTGGACAACCTGCATATGATTTTGGCATTTTTGGGCTTTTTGAAGCCTTCCTTGTTGGGTTGGCATTGAAAGATTCGGAAAAGATGCCTATGTTTAGAGCTCTCAGCTTGACCTTTTTAATCCTAGCAATTGAAAATGGCTTTGACGCTTTGAACTTTGGTATTTTAATGGGCTCAGCTTACTTTGCTACTGTTGGAGGGATGAGAAATGCAGGTCAATAAAATAAAGGATATCGCTGGAAGCAGGGTGATTTTGGCTTCTATATTTCTACTGGCGTTGTGTTTGGGCTTACTTCTCAAGCCCCCCAAGTTGAGTATAACCTACGATGAGGGCCTATACATTAACGTTGCAAGAAACCTCGCAAAAAGCCCCTCAAACTTTACGTACCAGGGAGTTTACATGATGTACCGCCCTCCTCTGTACCCCTATACGCTCTCCATATTCTATCGCATTTTTGGTTACGAATATCATTTAGAGATAGCAAGAACAGTTTCTGCAGTTTTCTACGCCTTAACCGCCGCGCTAGTGTATATATTTACAGTGGAGCTTTTTAAGGACCAGAAAAAGGGTGTGGTTGCAAGCCTATTTTATATCCTGAATCCATTGAGCTTCACAATGTCAAATAGAGCTTTAGTTCACAGCGAATTTTCGTTCTTCTATACCTTGGCAGTATTTTTGTTATACAAAGGGTATAGAGATGGAAACGCCAAAATGCTCTACGCATCATTTGTATCCGCGGGCCTGGCGATTTTAACCCGCTATACAGGGCTTTCAATAATCGGGGTCTTTATAGCGTATCTGTACTTGGTCTCCCACTGGGACTGGCTCAAGAAAAAAGAAACTTACGTAGGATTTGCACTCTTAGCTTTAACTCTCGCACCTTGGCTGTATTTGGGCCATCTCTACTATGGAGGGGCCCTTAGGCCATTTTCAATTGCAACGAGGGTCATTACACTGGATACACCGGTTTCAGCATTTGAATACCTCAGCTGGGTTCTAGAAACCCTTGGAATTCCACTTGCAATACTAATCCTTTTAGGGTTTGGAAGCCTTGAAAAAGACAATGTAGGATGGTTAGTAATTAGCTGGGGAGCCGTTGGTCTTGCGGGAATATTGACCGTTACACACAAAGAAGTGAGATTTTTGACTTTCTTAATGCCTCTTGCGGGAATACTCTGTGCACAGGGAGCTTTCTTAGCTAGCGAGCTATTTTCCAAATATGTCCCATCTCAAAATAGATTCAAAAAGGTCTTTTTAGTCATTGTTATAGGGATCACCCTTGCGTCATCTACCTATCACTCGCTTCAATATAAACAAGCATGGGACGGTCAGTACCTTGAGGAAGGAAGGACTTTTCAATATGCCAGCGAGAACTTCAGTCCAAGAGTCATTGGAGTAAGTCCGAGGCTTTACATGCTGGCTGGTTATTACTTCCCTGAAGCAAAGGTCTATCAGCTGCTCCCAACGGACCACATAAAAACCAGCATTAGGGAGGGCAAGTTTGATTTGATTGTGTGGCAGTATAAAACTAACATAGACAAGATCATGCTGGAAGACATAGAGGAGTCTGGCAAATACAAACTCGTCAAAGAATTTAGCAACGGGAGAATAAAAGTTTTTGCAGCATATGGCTTTCTCCAATGAGCAAGACATTAAAATCTTTACTTTTTAATTTTTCTGTCCTTCCAAAAGGGCAAATGACAACCCGCAAATTATAAATTTCCATAATAAGACAACTCGGGATGAGGGAGGTCAATGATGAAGAACAAGCTAATTGTGGTCACCGGAGGGGCAGGGTTCATAGGCTCTCACATAGCTGAAGAACTCAGCAAAGAAAACGAGGTAATAGTGATAGACAACCTTTATTCCGGTAAAGTTGAGAATGTTCCGCCAAATGTGAAGTTCATTCAAGCGGATATAAGGGACTATCATAGCATAGCGGAGCTAATCTCCCAAGCTGATTACGTTTTTCATGAAGCAGCTTTAGTCAGCGTTGTTGAGAGCGTAGAGAAGCCAATTCTCACAGAGGAGATAAACGTTCTTGGCACTTTAAACATTTTAAAAGCCCTGAGTGAGGGGCATGGAAAGCTGATATTTGCTTCATCTGCCGCAGTTTATGGAGACAACCAGAACCTTCCACTCAAAGAGAGCGAAAACCCTAAACCCTTGTCCCCATACGGTGTGACGAAGATAACCGGAGAATACTACTGTAAGGTCTTTTACGAGCTTTATGGAATCCCAACCGTAAGCCTGAGGTACTTCAATGTCTTTGGAGAGAGGCAGGGTTACAATCAATATGCCGGTGTAATAAGCATCTTCATAAACAGGGCCCTTAGAGAGGAACCATTAATAATCTACGGCGATGGAAAGCAGACAAGAGACTTTATTTACGTGAAAGATGTTGTAAAAGCAAACATCCTTGCTGCCGAAAGCAGTAAGGCAAATGGAAAGGTCTTCAACGTTGCTAGAGGAGAGCGAACCACAATACTTGAACTTGCGCTCAAAATTATCGATGCCACGAATTCTTCAAGCTCAATTGTCTTTGATAAGCCAAGACCCGGCGATATAAGACACAGCCAGGCAGATATAAGCGAAATCAGAAAA belongs to Thermococcus bergensis and includes:
- a CDS encoding nucleotidyltransferase family protein; translation: MQAYILAFPERKWENYLTPILEEPMIRIVERRLLSAKRIDEVITIVRKDQLRKFSLHISNPVGVSARNKLEALYKALPFSGDVFLVEGNMPLVMPFLVNYLSTLFYESDADALIPVWADGSPEVTHAFYNARALRKAVETCLSENERRLSCISKYLDYEKVSIEELIKRNPKVSLSFFKVRTAFDVKFAEENIEKGF
- a CDS encoding biotin transporter BioY, with the protein product MEAREITYAALFAALTAVGAQIAIPLGTVPITLQVLFVLLSGLILGAKLGFLSQIVYLFMGAIGLPVFANFSGGLAYIYGPTGGYLISFPLAAFLAGLVSEKRKRITDYAVGSAIGILVIYLLGWLRLGLFMGGDFEKAFMVGVVPFIPIDAVKGAIAVVIADRIHKSIKI
- a CDS encoding energy-coupling factor ABC transporter ATP-binding protein, giving the protein MIEVRNLWHVYEGRKEALKGVSLTFGNEIIALVGPNGSGKTTLAKHLNGLLKPTKGEVIVDGMDTRKYSVAELARVVGYVFQNPEHMFFEENVFKEVAFGPKNLGLSEKEVEERVKWALREVNLEGYEDRSPYSLSGGEKQRLAIACILAMKPKYLILDEPTTGLDEKNAESVKKIIRNLHREGHGILLITHEMDLVLELAERVVLLYQGQKVFDGDVEEFFELDLRKYDLDKPKLLKISEKAGLGFVRDVEEFVKALEMRT
- a CDS encoding energy-coupling factor transporter transmembrane component T family protein — translated: MMYTLYLERDSLIHRLDPRVKIIGSFFGIVALILFNSPLLLFSIFLLIVSTLVLLGKITVKEIFKALKPIIPISIVAMVIWPFILKPWYFGLFIGFGYGIRLLSVALLTLGLIMTTPQRDLILGFIKMGMPYGIGLTLTIALRYIPTLYILAQTIMDAQKSRGLELEKGNFIQRAKNTVPILIPLIVASIKTAHELSIALESRAFGASKRRTFLYNIKMKARDYIALGIVSALFFLAVYARYFLGIGYIELF
- a CDS encoding oligosaccharide repeat unit polymerase family protein, which gives rise to MRPGLPLLIPILFVTFITLGIASYKTLLVGTLFAAAFSYGVFKGEKIPWKEREFKFIKEEHLVWAFLISLLLIVLQIFMIRRVPLLDSSARHLLNPRLTALTYFLGVPSSVYLFSKGKKYSLAYPLLVALYGYRTPVLVSFLALGAAYSERRSFDLKYLVSFSLLILVGLIGIALLRGDAISSQLIRIQATTSVLDVIIDRAPWHGFYHGHLQWAGIRSYFLGGYSPRYLVARFLYVETGVSITPTLLGGMYLDFGVFSILEGFLLGIYYGMISKAESLLLKVVYYTTLAYGIVGVETGVLDLPVYVFFFIGFYALIRGKYSIRVTRVG
- a CDS encoding oligosaccharide repeat unit polymerase family protein; translation: MDSGRIFALFLATYLSLALLGKFIFRGYLGEFSSGAFFYALTFSLAVFSGYSIENRFNLPFERAYVYLILGIIASSAAGIFGVLVALIVLLGGVHVLRGSTGRYHKHAYYVGIALLVIPPLLAMWKGVIPILNPQTRYSNLKELYIASALFASLLIAYRPSLIVFLVGEVFAVISTSRTNALMIFLAYLFRAEKKELKRLLVVGIPLVALAFLARFYATKSVYIIWKLGFVQSLLYRAGFSYMVYEKLFSLGMPFGKFELLLLNPSAREYVAALFGKVNNYTYTIFGQPAYDFGIFGLFEAFLVGLALKDSEKMPMFRALSLTFLILAIENGFDALNFGILMGSAYFATVGGMRNAGQ
- a CDS encoding ArnT family glycosyltransferase, translating into MQVNKIKDIAGSRVILASIFLLALCLGLLLKPPKLSITYDEGLYINVARNLAKSPSNFTYQGVYMMYRPPLYPYTLSIFYRIFGYEYHLEIARTVSAVFYALTAALVYIFTVELFKDQKKGVVASLFYILNPLSFTMSNRALVHSEFSFFYTLAVFLLYKGYRDGNAKMLYASFVSAGLAILTRYTGLSIIGVFIAYLYLVSHWDWLKKKETYVGFALLALTLAPWLYLGHLYYGGALRPFSIATRVITLDTPVSAFEYLSWVLETLGIPLAILILLGFGSLEKDNVGWLVISWGAVGLAGILTVTHKEVRFLTFLMPLAGILCAQGAFLASELFSKYVPSQNRFKKVFLVIVIGITLASSTYHSLQYKQAWDGQYLEEGRTFQYASENFSPRVIGVSPRLYMLAGYYFPEAKVYQLLPTDHIKTSIREGKFDLIVWQYKTNIDKIMLEDIEESGKYKLVKEFSNGRIKVFAAYGFLQ
- a CDS encoding SDR family oxidoreductase gives rise to the protein MMKNKLIVVTGGAGFIGSHIAEELSKENEVIVIDNLYSGKVENVPPNVKFIQADIRDYHSIAELISQADYVFHEAALVSVVESVEKPILTEEINVLGTLNILKALSEGHGKLIFASSAAVYGDNQNLPLKESENPKPLSPYGVTKITGEYYCKVFYELYGIPTVSLRYFNVFGERQGYNQYAGVISIFINRALREEPLIIYGDGKQTRDFIYVKDVVKANILAAESSKANGKVFNVARGERTTILELALKIIDATNSSSSIVFDKPRPGDIRHSQADISEIRKLGFKPEYSLEDGLSRTIEWYRGKVNEESSPHL